The Suricata suricatta isolate VVHF042 unplaced genomic scaffold, meerkat_22Aug2017_6uvM2_HiC HiC_scaffold_6112, whole genome shotgun sequence nucleotide sequence CCACATtgttgacatttgtaaggtttctctccagtatgaatccTGAGATGTCGAGTAAGGTGTGAGTGGTTTGTAAAGACCTTACCACATTGTTCACATGTGTaaagtttctctccagtatgaattctgagatgttgaGTAAGGTGTGAGTGCCggctaaaggccttgccacattctttacatttgtaaggtttctctccagtatgaattctgagatgtcgAGTAAGGTGTGAGTGATTTGTAAAGCCCTTACCACAGTGTTCACatgtgtaaggtttctctccagtatgaattctgagatgtacAGTAAGGTGTGACTTGTTTGTAAAGGCCTTACCACAGTCcttacatttgtaaggtttctctccagtatgaattctgagatgttcaGTAAGGTGTGAGTGCTGGTGAAAAGCCTTGCCACATTGTTGACATTTGTGACGTTTGTCTCTAATATGGATTTGCTCATGTCTATTTAGCGATGAGCAGTCCTTAAAGGTTTGACCACACTCTTCACAGGTGTAGGACGTCTCTCCAGCATGCATTCTCTGATGCTGAGATAGTGTTGATTGCCAAGGAAGGCCCAGGCCACCGTCCTTACAAGTGTACCTTTTCTTTCCAGTGCCaattgtgttatgtatatttagTCTTGGTGACTGACTAAGCGTGTTTCCAGACTTCTTACTTGTGGATGG carries:
- the LOC115285265 gene encoding zinc finger protein 93-like yields the protein ESEAKFNQGSNVNKRLRTHLPENHLECNKGEEVSSQRPKRIKQRSTHLQDNPSREPGNALQLSPSVGDPQTSCVGQKPSTSKKSGNTLSQSPRLNIHNTIGTGKKRYTCKDGGLGLPWQSTLSQHQRMHAGETSYTCEECGQTFKDCSSLNRHEQIHIRDKRHKCQQCGKAFHQHSHLTEHLRIHTGEKPYKCKDCGKAFTNKSHLTVHLRIHTGEKPYTCEHC